Proteins encoded by one window of Hylaeus volcanicus isolate JK05 chromosome 7, UHH_iyHylVolc1.0_haploid, whole genome shotgun sequence:
- the LOC128880275 gene encoding protein unc-79 homolog isoform X6, producing the protein MGTRFAAYSLKLTSLHDYYQRLLHGSQPVPSGFDMANTVKFFSQTLLSLLKEVREAPLEMVRSQKFDVERMALYPNLDYKQLYNALTQLLDVVPSIHIGLQAFGQALLQCLACLLPFLDHDLIDNVPYLTASAISVLPVELHQEIVNYLCFYILPFSMTRKNEDGMENAASQSIAAVIMMIFQYSNNPAHHCQLLECLMALKPGVVKDILCVVAYGTAPARASAAKLLFYYWPSFNPNLFDRRAVLMKFANDLAPFVCQRDSCPNAGNAEAGKVCYDHRISITFAAESPPPIYLCIECANEIHREHPNQMFYDILHPMQQVSMICENKNCRATDKSAISVCFSTECASYNGNHPIRYCQQCHNIRHNNRRGGDHVYHMALPHVSQLDPQTQTYMVQAIVSLLKEAEPLSMDSNRDISEISTNKGSTGFPGGGASSGGGVSGGGGGSGGGGGQCDPSTLEERQLLGRYGVWLLVGLCTPNQDISVEILGRLLSMLFHWFHVTAYSFDGTKKSLMHLIFSVGQAESALEKLKTEYVCGWLSEVMKTHYDVFISCLLPHPADYVRVGGHWETLASRTSHLKDGLNRLLCLVPYEVITPDVWDYVMPHWMEAMVNDVPEHELHELKMILCKILDRDMSPLGFDAKKMYNFVAKRFVNTCAKVQEQALNWLQTLTMLEISIPLCQLFSMFSDGVAVMGAMNTAESEQKPSKGSRKEDEDGNAIFVENESGKSTPLSDDLVPTPRHMEFMTNAELNLSCCILMMDILLKQMELQNIDKHTGINTWVCRDACHLMKSIVASNWNSCHVCNADSYGAECTYCESRVIWHQLCLQLVTYMAPENPAYPPDKIVDETAEDHGRKSPETSRKGDSKSDVVISMPLAEMHSVGGVLAHMPQFFEQIMTATVETVSEQLDLAAIMPTEKVMSAVAKTVTLSETDVATATVSVAKPRLIGENDQPVNLSPENETDDFWHTSVGNFRFNIEDLPEQLQYIHKLLKELMTIEKPDILYYMLQCLNVMCLYGDAFNIAVKDDYKGFFIWWQENLIKNLWELLNAEHSHIAQVTVPLLLHCITLPSGTDTFWCMIKEEFHNLDWRVRFVAVERVTLIARFMDSTPLRNVINLQAALANAFCYLIASMDDSNVYVAQRATLYLGTIHDTAIRSLILCLETQFDTVIVDRPMVLQSLYQLHNSLSDRHILTWEFFLNRFDALFLEAQINLERSGDIPYIRDLRNTDMNSEIFMKKLHRAQEALSQSDGSGTNSIKTLSASFGTKWPYKRTMSAPASMIPRQDTKPEKEKVYSRQYSAPILKRKSSRFGLGQLLGSTPPNNSIPDGHVHSLNERMVDETNALPCTHKIVDFEEADKETMHLLVFLLIQFLSRQDQAFPTDEKPLSKTQGIVLRHLYLLLGYNQTERTFHTSPQRLRVSPVFNVFIANLPQLLDQNHVMGWVMTPPVLAILQHCPCPPQGVPSSDHQAPTYSLWYLEPQNRRSWLMSLLVILYKCQYGQQPWCNQLQVLIKIVLNTLDMQHHQCKRIPAMVVMGGPPSRSRDVSQPSLGVDHDLVVSTMGDMNTESPPMRAPMVSVHQRSPGATHSQMETHWEEGTPSCRYTNKHSSYSINADDTESELAAIPESPKSDSTLHGSSGGSLGELEESPAAVTRSVSLHGPRPSTTIDVVTKSEWNSQNAKKMDAVTRPTWFLGSEDDSHQQSAKAGPQKKWSVHEGVKMMVTSSFLGGQPDFQKYGPLAKALSEIVPGAEKGILEKAITEKPIAEKTAQEKNVIVQVAFNGDAASSKPFALSDAFAIATGISQAQRYESPKEKVPTAASSNSDSPNSKQLGRQRRIEHPVTVASPVSPGQIVTVTSSDQSSSPAVSSISSQVTSTENGQHPGWDDGPHPLSTPTVERLLPIGTTARPSGPRPTQRILRCEDTYGSPESPLSKMDVLTVSSSFDQDSETCMSSDITNPRSISQLEFPMPERLLPVGPHRDFTGLVEHVRQALGVQEIEDSNKFSNGNGNEVKVDGSAPVKQDSTTSENLSASLVPTSNDVHSSRSASPRRLIKQVALESPPSTMEPIDYPCRIFDHDRRAKMKDHVRIQRDRPRKNAINAQDPPIARRTESWSGPQLQPTFDTASQQAYHADFNLKQSLFRIGDDCIYERCSECGTIKEEYSDEELGLCIINLGTFVHREPSLAAPLLPEILRVVTKVALNAMYPWQSETNMHLPGGAISVAHQFLRCVLHQLAPNGVFMQMFQTHLNESTRMQFFKSVAQALVDFNELNPIAPLQLVLEALNAKKSLPTERLPIILYNIACYLDCLPLEAGLGPGATTWNGLLAQFDGLFRRLVLMLSSIENATPLLRIMISLLKVPGIQQAKGMLDPFAKVLSYAIQNSTMRYSYLTDLCYLCHRGFTRDRDKHFFGRTIVFELIQAIKFKTTIPDSNFLLLLHFVLQDIGGSLPNTVALENIHTDMSPIYNTNASESLKNQLADVLDFLADFQTLSKVKSYSKGMQAGLNEDTLGGILKCGLAQYVALEITRGNNRENRAVGRYLPWLNSTPSMIPQGAREYADCIGHIRLLSWLLLGSLTHTAMYAGNNNTQSHVSSIPTAQPIPQEASCHIADHIQVIFSGFPEQSKASVLHMSSLFHAFILCQLWTMYLEELSHNNPSNSEGHNITMNILLEFWGKITPCILQLVGHSRVLADTVNLHFLSLLEALLECGSILLSKLLPLWSPILYSHHIQLQGHLQVRLQNCRDFPPNKMAEHFASSRRESNATLLRWLHRLQFKMGQIEMQSSTATQFYSI; encoded by the exons ATGGGGACCAGGTTTGCAGCGT ATTCTTTGAAGCTAACCAGTCTTCACGACTATTACCAACGACTTCTCCATGGCAGTCAACCTGTCCCTTCAGGCTTCGACATGGCCAACACAGTGAAATTTTTCTCTCAAACATTGCTAT CCCTGCTGAAAGAAGTTCGAGAAGCTCCCTTGGAGATGGTCAGATCGCAGAAGTTCGACGTAGAACGAATGGCGCTTTACCCCAATTTGGATTACAAGCAGCTGTACAACGCCTTGACTCAGTTACTGGACGTCGTTCCCTCCATTCACATCGGTTTGCAAG CGTTTGGCCAGGCACTGCTACAATGTCTCGCCTGCCTCCTGCCCTTTCTCGATCACGACCTGATCGACAACGTGCCATACTTAACAGCCAGTGCTATCTCGGTGCTTCCGGTCGAGCTTCACCAGGAGATCGTCAACTATCTCTGCTTCTACATTCTGCCCTTCAGCATGA CGAGGAAAAACGAGGATGGGATGGAGAACGCTGCTAGCCAATCCATAGCCGCTGTGATCATGATGATCTTTCAGTATTCCAACAATCCAG CTCATCATTGTCAGCTACTGGAATGCCTAATGGCCTTGAAACCAGGCGTGGTGAAGGACATCCTCTGCGTGGTTGCTTACGGCACTGCGCCAGCAAGAGCCTCAGCAGCCAAACTGCTATTCTATTATTGGCCCTCCTTCAACCCGAACCTTTTCGACCGCAGGGCGGTTCTAATGAAGTTTGCGA ACGACCTCGCGCCCTTTGTCTGCCAAAGAGACTCCTGCCCTAACGCTGGCAACGCCGAGGCGGGAAAAGTCTGCTACGATCATCGAATATCCATCACCTTCGCGGCAGAGTCACCTCCCCCCATTTATCTTTGCATCGAGTGTGCCAATGAGATCCACAGGGAGCATCCGAATCAGATGTTTTACGATATTCTGCACCCCATGCAGCAGGTGTCTATGATATGCGAGAACAAG AACTGTAGAGCAACAGACAAATCAGCCATCAGCGTCTGCTTCTCTACCGAGTGCGCCAGCTACAACGGGAACCACCCGATTCGCTACTGCCAGCAGTGCCACAACATCAGACACAACAATCGCCGCGGTGGTGACCACGTGTACCACATGGCGTTGCCCCACGTCTCCCAGCTGGACCCCCAAACTCAGACCTACATGGTCCAGGCGATCGTCAG CCTGCTTAAGGAAGCTGAACCGCTAAGTATGGATAGTAATCGAGACATCTCGGAAATAAGTACTAATAAGGGCAGCACAGGATTCCCAGGGGGCGGAGCGAGCAGCGGAGGCGGTGTCAGCGGCGGGGGTGGCGGCAGCGGTGGCGGTGGGGGCCAGTGCGATCCGTCGACCTTGGAGGAGAGGCAGCTTCTCGGCAGATACGGTGTCTGGCTGCTGGTGGGGCTTTGCACCCCGAACCAGGACATCTCGGTCGAAATTCTCGGGCGTTTATTGTCAATGCTATTTCATTGGTTTCATGTTACTGCCTACTCTTTCGATGGTACTAAAAAAAGCCTTATGCACCTTATCTTTTCTGTTG GGCAAGCGGAGAGCGCGCTGGAGAAACTGAAGACCGAGTATGTCTGCGGCTGGCTGTCGGAAGTGATGAAGACTCATTACGACGTCTTCATTTCTTGTCTTCTGCCGCATCCTGCGGACTATGTTCGCGTTGGAGGACACTG GGAGACGCTGGCTTCGAGAACCTCTCATTTGAAAGATGGCCTAAATCGACTATTGTGCCTGGTGCCTTACGAAGTGATCACACCCGATGTATGGGACTACGTGATGCCTCATTGGATGGAAGCCATGGTGAACGACGTTCCTGAGCACGAGCTCCACGAACTAAAGATGATTTTATG CAAAATCCTGGACAGAGACATGAGCCCCCTGGGATTCGACGCGAAGAAGATGTACAACTTCGTGGCGAAGCGGTTCGTCAACACCTGCGCGAAGGTGCAGGAGCAGGCACTGAACTGGTTGCAAACGCTGACCATGCTGGAGATCAGCATTCCTCTCTGTCAACTGTTCTCGATGTTCAGCGACGGCGTGGCCGTCATGGGGGCCATGAACACCGCGGAGTCCGAGCAAAAGCCCAGCAAAGGCTCGAGGAAAGAGGACGAGGACGGAAACGCCATAT TTGTAGAAAACGAATCGGGGAAGTCAACGCCATTGTCTGATGACTTGGTCCCAACACCTAGACACATGGAGTTCATGACGAACGCTGAGCTGAACCTGTCCTGTTGCATCCTCATGATGGACATACTTCTGAAGCAG ATGGAGCTTCAGAACATAGACAAGCACACGGGAATCAACACGTGGGTGTGCAGGGACGCGTGCCACCTGATGAAGTCCATCGTAGCTTCGAACTGGAACAGCTGCCACGTGTGCAACGCGGACAGCTACGGTGCCGAGTGCACTTACTGCGAATCCAGAGTGATCTGGCATCAACTGTGCCTGCAGTTGGTCACATACATGGCACCGGAAAATCCAGCTTATCCGCCTGAC AAAATCGTGGACGAAACCGCAGAGGACCACGGTCGCAAGAGTCCAGAGACATCTAGAAAAGGTGACTCGAAATCGGACGTGGTGATCAGCATGCCGCTTGCGGAAATGCACTCGGTCGGCGGCGTGCTCGCCCACATGCCTCAG TTCTTCGAACAGATCATGACAGCCACTGTAGAGACAGTTTCGGAGCAGCTGGACCTCGCTGCCATCATGCCCACGGAGAAGGTCATGTCCGCGGTCGCTAAAACTGTCACCCTGTCGGAGACTGACGTTG CAACCGCGACTGTGAGCGTGGCGAAACCGCGACTCATCGGAGAGAACGATCAGCCAGTGAATTTGAGCCCCGAAAACGAAACGGACGATTTCTGGCACACCTCCGTGGGAAACTTCAGGTTCAACATCGAGGACCTCCCCGAGCAACTCCAATACATACACAAACTTCTGAAG gAACTAATGACGATCGAGAAGCCTGACATCCTCTACTATATGCTCCAATGCTTGAACGTGATGTGCCTCTATGGCGACGCCTTCAATATAGCGGTGAAAGATGATTACAAAGGATTCTTCATATGGTGGCAAGAGAATCTCATAAAGAA TTTATGGGAGCTTCTGAATGCGGAACACTCGCATATAGCGCAAGTCACAGTGCCATTATTGCTCCACTGCATAACGTTGCCATCGGGAACTGATACTTTCTGGTGCATGATCAAGGAGGAGTTCCATAATTTGGACTGGCGCGTTCGATTCGTCGCAG TCGAAAGGGTGACGCTGATTGCAAGATTCATGGATTCCACTCCCCTGCGAAACGTCATAAATTTGCAGGCTGCACTGGCCAACGCCTTCTGCTACCTGATCGCCAGCATGGACGACAGCAACGTGTACGTAGCTCAGAGAGCCACCTTGTACCTTGGTACCATCCACGACACAGCCATAAGG TCACTGATCCTCTGCTTGGAGACCCAATTCGACACGGTGATAGTGGATCGGCCCATGGTTTTGCAATCGTTGTACCAGCTTCACAACAGCCTCAGCGATCGACACATCCTCACCTGGGAGTTCTTTTTGAACCGCTTCGACGCCCTCTTCCTCGAGGCTCAGATCAATTTGGAGAGGTCTGGAGATATACCCTACATTCGTG ACCTTCGCAACACGGACATGAACAGCGAAATCTTCATGAAGAAGCTCCACAGAGCGCAGGAAGCCCTGTCTCAGTCGGATGGCAGTGGAACCAACTCGATAAAGACCCTAAGTGCCAGTTTTGGCACCAAGTGGCCGTACAAGCGCACCATGTCTGCTCCTGCGTCGATGATCCCGCGTCAGGATACCAAGCCAG AAAAGGAAAAGGTGTACAGCCGGCAATACTCGGCGCCTATCCTGAAGCGCAAGAGCTCCAGATTCGGACTGGGTCAGTTGCTGGGGTCCACCCCACCTAATAACAGTATACCAG ACGGCCACGTTCATTCACTCAATGAACGTATGGTGGATGAGACCAACGCACTGCCATGCACCCACAAAATCGTTGATTTCGAAGAGGCTGACAAAGAGACGATGCATTTGTTGGTGTTTCTTCTGATACAGTTTCTTTCTAGGCAGGATCAG GCATTCCCAACGGATGAGAAGCCACTGTCGAAGACTCAAGGGATCGTGTTACGCCACCTGTACCTTCTGTTAGGGTACAATCAAACTGAACGTACCTTCCACACTTCTCCTCAACGCCTAAG AGTGTCACCAGTCTTCAATGTCTTTATCGCGAACCTTCCTCAGCTCCTGGACCAGAATCACGTGATGGGATGGGTGATGACGCCTCCAGTTCTGGCCATCTTGCAGCACTGTCCTTGTCCTCCACAGGGCGTGCCCTCCTCGGATCACCAAGCACCAACCTACAGCCTCTGGTACCTGGAGCCCCAGAACAGGCGCTCCTGGTTGATGTCTCTTCTCGTGATACTTTACAAA TGCCAGTACGGTCAGCAGCCATGGTGCAATCAGCTTCAAGTGTTGATCAAAATCGTGTTGAACACTCTTGACATGCAGCATCATCAGTGCAAGAGGATCCCAGCCATGGTGGTGATGGGTGGTCCACCTTCTAGGTCACGTG ACGTATCTCAACCATCCCTCGGTGTGGACCACGACCTAGTGGTCAGTACTATGGGGGATATGAACACAGAGAGCCCCCCAATGAGGGCTCCCATGGTTTCGGTACATCAACGTAGCCCAGGGGCAACTCATAGTCAGATGGAGACCCACTGGGAAGAGGGCACACCCTCGTGTCGCTACACCAACAAGCATTCCAg CTACTCGATCAATGCGGATGATACGGAGTCCGAGCTGGCCGCAATACCCGAGAGCCCAAAATCTGACAGCACGTTACATGGCAGCAGTGGTGGCTCGTTGGGGGAACTGGAGGAGAGCCCAGCTGCGGTCACCAGAAGCGTTTCCCTCCACGGACCTAGACCCTCGACCACGATCGACGTCGTGACCAAAAGCGAGTGGAACAGTCAGAACGCTAAGAAAATGGACGCGGTTACCAGGCCTACGTGGTTCCTGGGCAGTGAAGACGATTCTCACCAG cAAAGTGCAAAAGCTGGCCCCCAGAAGAAGTGGAGCGTGCACGAGGGAGTAAAGATGATGGTGACGAGCTCGTTTCTGGGCGGACAACCAGATTTCCAGAAATACGGCCCTCTGGCGAAGGCCCTCTCCGAAATAGTTCCAGGAGCAGAGAAGGGGATTTTAGAAAAAGCTATAACGGAGAAGCCAATCGCTGAAAAGACAGCTCAGGAGAAGAACGTTATTGTTCAAGTAGCTTTCAACGGGGATGCTGCATCGTCCAAACCATTTGCGTTGTCAGACGCCTTTGCTATAGCTACTGGGATATCTCAGGCTCAAAG ATACGAGTCACCGAAAGAGAAGGTGCCAACTGCAGCATCTAGTAATTCAGACTCGCCCAATTCAAAGCAGCTGGGTAGGCAGAGGAGGATAGAACATCCTGTGACGGTAGCGTCGCCGGTGTCGCCAGGTCAAATAGTCACGGTGACCAGCAGCGACCAGTCCAGCTCCCCAGCAGTCAGTTCCATCTCGTCCCAAGTGACGAGCACGGAGAATGGTCAGCATCCTGGATGGGACGACGGTCCTCATCCCTTGTCGACGCCCACTGTTGAGCGTCTGCTTCCTATTGGCACTACGGCTCGACCATCAG GTCCACGACCTACTCAGCGCATCCTGCGCTGCGAAGACACCTATGGGTCCCCAGAGTCACCTCTATCGAAGATGGACGTCTTGACAGTCA GTTCCTCGTTCGACCAAGACAGCGAGACCTGCATGTCCAGTGACATCACCAATCCCAGAAGCATTTCTCAGTTGGAGTTCCCCATGCCTGAACGACTGCTACCAGTTGGGCCTCACAGGGACTTCACTGGGCTGGTGGAACACGTTCGCCAGGCGCTTGGTGTCCAGGAAATCGAAG ATTCCAATAAGTTCAGCAATGGGAACGGCAATGAAGTCAAGGTTGATGGATCAGCTCCAGTGAAGCAGGACAGTACGACGTCCGAGAACTTG TCAGCATCTCTGGTCCCAACATCCAACGATGTCCACTCGAGCAGGTCAGCAAGTCCAAGAAGACTGATCAAGCAGGTAGCCTTGGAGTCCCCACCTTCAACAATGGAGCCTATAGATTACCCCTGTCGAATCTTCGATCACGACCGCAGGGCCAAGATGAAGGATCACGTACGCATTCAGCGCGACAGGCCTCGAAAAAACGCCATCAACGCGCAGGACCCACCAATCGCGAGGCGCACTGAATCTtg GTCTGGACCACAATTGCAGCCTACTTTTGACACAGCCTCCCAACAGGCCTACCACGCTGATTTCAACCTGAAGCAGAGCTTGTTTCGCATTGGAGACGATTGTATTTATGAGAG GTGTTCGGAGTGTGGAACGATAAAAGAAGAGTACTCGGATGAAGAACTGGGTCTTTGCATCATCAACTTGGGTACGTTCGTTCATCGCGAGCCTTCCTTGGCGGCGCCTCTTCTGCCAGAGATCCTCAGGGTCGTCACAAA AGTGGCTCTAAACGCGATGTACCCCTGGCAAAGCGAGACCAACATGCACCTCCCAGGTGGAGCGATCAGCGTGGCCCACCAGTTCCTCCGTTGCGTTCTTCATCAATTAGCGCCCAACGGAGTATTCATGCAGATGTTCCAAACACATTTAAATG AATCCACGAGGATGCAATTCTTCAAGAGCGTCGCTCAGGCTCTAGTCGACTTCAACGAACTGAATCCAATTGCACCTTTGCAACTGGTACTCGAG GCCCTAAACGCAAAGAAATCTCTGCCAACGGAACGTCTGCCAATCATCCTATACAACATAGCGTGCTACCTAGACTGCCTGCCACTGGAGGCAGGTCTAGGTCCAGGAGCAACAACCTGGAACGGTCTGCTGGCGCAATTCGACGGCCTCTTTCGACGACTCGTGCTGATGCTGTCCTCCATCGAGAACGCCACACCGTTGTTAAGAATTATGATTTCTTTATTGAAGGTTCCAGGGATCCAGCAAGCGAAG GGAATGCTGGATCCATTCGCCAAGGTGTTGAGCTACGCCATCCAAAATTCCACGATGCGATACAGCTACCTGACAGACCTGTGCTACCTCTGCCACAGGGGATTCACTCGTGACAGAGACAAACACTTTTTCGGCAGGACCATCGTGTTCGAACTGATCCAAGCCATCAAGTTCAAGACCACCATTCCAGACTCCAACTTCCTCTTGCTCCTGCACTTCGTGCTCCAG GACATTGGAGGATCGCTGCCCAACACGGTCGCCTTGGAGAACATTCACACGGACATGTCGCCCATTTACAACACGAACGCCTCCGAGTCCCTGAAGAACCAGCTGGCGGACGTCCTGGACTTCTTGGCTGACTTTCAGACTCTCAGCAAAGTGAAG aGCTACAGCAAGGGTATGCAAGCAGGATTGAACGAGGATACCTTGGGTGGCATACTAAAGTGTGGCCTTGCTCAATACGTTGCCCTGGAAATCACCAGGGGCAACAACAGGGAGAACAGAGCAGTGGGTCGTTATCTTCCATGGCTCAACAGCACTCCTTCCATGATACCGCAAGG AGCTCGAGAGTATGCTGACTGCATAGGCCACATCAGACTACTGTCCTGGCTTTTGTTGGGCTCCCTCACGCACACGGCGATGTACGCTGGCAACAACAACACGCAGAGCCACGTGTCGTCGATCCCAACGGCGCAACCGATACCTCAGGAAGCCTCCTGCCACATCGCAGACCACATACAAGTGATATTTTCTGGATTTCCTGAGCAATCCAAGGCGTCAGTCCTGCACATGTCCTCCTTGTTTCACGCGTTCATACTCTGCCAG TTGTGGACGATGTATCTGGAGGAACTGTCTCATAACAATCCATCCAACAGCGAGGGACATAATATCACGATGAATATTCTGCTGGAATTCTGGGGCAAGATAACACCTTGCATACTGCAACTGGTTGGGCACTCCAGAGTT CTGGCTGACACGGTGAACTTGCACTTCTTGAGCCTTCTGGAAGCTCTCCTCGAGTGTGGGTCCATTCTATTGAGCAAACTGCTCCCACTTTGGAGTCCCATCTTGTATTCGCATCACATCCAG CTACAAGGACATCTGCAGGTGCGACTACAAAACTGCAGGGACTTCCCACCTAACAAAATGGCGGAGCATTTCGCCTCGTCCAGGCGTGAATCGAATGCAACACTTTTGCGATGGCTGCACCGACTGCAGTTCAAAATGGGCCAAATAGAAATGCAGTCTTCCACTGCCACGcagttttattcgatttaa